From Candidatus Binatia bacterium:
GTCAAGGAACAGGCAGTCGCCGCAGAAGAGCGCGAGTCACGCACGGCAGCGCTCTATGAATTTTCGCGCGAGCTCGTTGCGGTCGACAATCTCGACGACCTGATGACGATCATTGTTCGCAGCATCGCGACTCGGTTCGGTGCGGACGCCATCCTGCTGCTGCCCGACAATGGGACTCTCAAGCCGCGCGCGGCACATCCGGCTGGAGCAACGGTTCCCGCTACGGAGCGCGACGCGATCGGCTTTGCATGGGCCGAGGGACGGTCGGCACCGATGGCGGTACTGACGGCGACCGGTGGTCGCTGGATCCACGTCTCGCTGGGGACGATCCGCGGCGAAGTCGGCGTGCTGTCGCTCGACATGCGCGGCCCGGTCAGCCTGACGATCGAGGACGGAAAGCTGCTCGACGCGTTCACGCAGCAGGCCGGCGTCTCGCTCGAACGCTGCCTGGTCGATGCGATCAGGACTACGCGCCCGGCCGGCGACGCGAACAACCATTCGACGTATTCGCGCGACGCACGCGTGCGGGCGATGGCAGACCGCATCGAGCGTATGCAGCAGGAGATCGTGCACCTTCGGCTCGACGCCAGCGAGCTTCTGAAATCCGGCGAGTCGCGGGTAGAAACGAGCTGAGCGCCGCGGTCTCGCGGCCGGGATCTGACGTGGCGCCGGGACCGGTTCGCCGCCGGCGGCCTACCTGTCGCGGCCTTCGGTCGTCGTGGGCGCCGCCGGCGATGCGGAATCTGCAGTCGGATTGCCGCGGCCGTACTGGATGACGATGCTGCCGATCAGGATCACGACCAGCCCGATCCAGGTCGATCTCGGCACCGCTTCGCCGAAGAAAAAGCGTCCGAACAGCACGCTGGCCAGCGTGAACAGCCCGACGTAAGCGCCGATCATCCGCGAGAAGTCGAACGGAACCTGATTGACCATGATCCCGTAGGACCCGAGCACGACGAAGCCGGCGATCACTGCGACCGCGCCGCTGCCGCGAAGACCGGCGCGGATCAGGGCATCACCACCAACCTCGAGCACGGCGGCGCAGACGAGGACCAGCGTCTCGATCAATCGCTTGGTGAGGATGCTGGTATCCATCGTCTGCGCCTCCGGCCCCATCCGCCCGGCAGAAGGGGAGCGGGACTTTCCTGAACCGGCCTTCGAAGCGCTCAGCGCGCGGCTCGATCCAGGGCGAGATTGAGCCTCAGTACATTGACGCCCGGATCGCCCAGTACGCCGAGGTCCGGTCCCTGCGTGTACTCATCGATCATACGGGTCACGGTGTCGATGTCGAGGCTCCTGGCCTTGGCGTAGCCGATGGTGACGAGGAAGAAGCCCAGGATCACAAGAATGTAGGTCACGTCGATCATGTCGGTTCTCCGGGATGACGGTCGATTGTCGGTTCTGCAGTCGACCGCAGTGTCGTCATCGACGCATATAAAGACGAGACGGAGTCACCGAAGTCCGCGTAGTATTTGCGTATGCATTTTTATCGCGCGCTCACGCAGCGGGCAGCGCCGCTCTTTCGGGCACTCCGGCAAAGGCAAGTTCGCGCGAGGCGCTCGATCGAAGGCGAGGGACGGCGGTGGACTAGCGCGCCGCGTATCTCGCCAGGCGCGTGCGCCCGGCCGCGACCAGGTCCCACAGGAGCGGCGTCGCAGTACCACGATGATCGTCAGCCGCACGTATAAATTCGAGAGAGGCATACGAGCAGTTTCGTAGGAATGGCGGAAGCGGAGCGGGTCGAAACGACGCGTAATCGGCGCATAAGGGGATTCGATTTCTCGTATCACCACCGACGATGTTTCACGGCAACGTGAGTGCCGACCGTCCCACTCGACGGATGACGCTGAAGGTCGCCGCTGGCCAGCGCGAGCGCATGCGCTCGGACCGAGGCGCGCTCAACGCAGCCCTTATACGAAAATCCAATGCTGACCGCGCAAGTGCTCGCCTTTGGCATTCCGCTAGCATGATCCTGAACGGAGCAAGCACGCTGCACAGCAGAGCATCACGGACGCAGACCCCGGTTTTCGCAGGGTGAAGCGGGCACCAGTCTGCGCGGGCCGCGTGCCGGAAGAGACGGGCTTTCGCACGTGTGAGACTTGTCTCTCAATGTCGCGCCCCAGCTTCCGCACAGGTTCGTGCTGGTCCCCTATGAAATTACTATGCGCGAATCCCTGGACTTGGAGAGTATCCGTGACGACTCTTCGACCAGCTAGTTGGGCAGTCGAGATGCCAACAGGGAGTGAGTTGCGATGATGCTTGCAGGGATGATCGTGCTCGGCGTTGCGATCCTGCTCGGGATGGTCGCTTTCGTCGATTTCTGTGACTGGGTCTGAATCATGAACGCACTGTTGCTGATTCTCAGCATCGCGGTCGGCGTCTATCTTTTCTACGCGATGATCCGACCCGAGAAATTCTGAGGCACTTCCGATGCAAACCGAGATTCTCGCCGTTATCCTGACGGTAGTCCTCCTGGTCGGCACGAGCGTTCCGCTCGGACGCTACATGGCGGCGGTGTTCAGCGGGGAAAAGACGGTGCTCGACCCGGTATTCGTACCGATCGAGCGGCTCGTGCTGCGTCTGGCCGCCGTCGACCCCGACGAAGCGCAGGACTGGAAGCAGTACTCGAAGTCCCTGGTCGTCTCGAACATCTTCATGTGGCTCGCCTGCTTCGCGATCGTGACGCTGCAGGGCCTCTTGTGGCTGAACCCGGACGGCATCACCACGATGGAGCCGACGCTCGCTTTCAACACGGTCTCGAGCTTCGTGACCAATACCAACCTGCAGCACTACAGCGGCGAAACCGGTCTCTCGTACTTCTCGCAGATGTTCGAGGCGACGTTCCTGCAGTTCGTCACGGCAGCAACCGGCCTTGGTGCGCTCGCAGCGATCGTCCGCGCGCTCGGTGCGAACCGGATGACGTCCATCGGCAATTTCTACGTCGACATGACACGGGCCGCGGTGCGCATCTTCCTGCCGCTGGCTCTCGTCGTGGCGGTACTGGTCGCCTGGCAGGGGACACCGCAGACCTTCGAAGGGGCGGCCAAGGCGACGACAGTCGAGGGTGCCGAGCAGTCGATCGCTCGCGGCCCGGTCGCGGCGATGGTCGCGATCAAGCAGCTCGGCACGAACGGCGGCGGCTTTTTCGGGCCCAACTCCGCGCATCCGTACGAGAATCCCACTCCGGCCACGAATCTCGTCGAGACCTGGTCGATCCTGCTGATCCCGATGGCCGCCGTCTGGATGCTCGGCGAGATGGTCCGCCGCCGTCGCCTGGCCGTCGTCATCTTCCTCACCATGTTCGCGATGTACGCGCCGATGGTCGCATTCGGCGTGAAGCAGGAGCTCGGCGGCAACCCCGAGATCAGCGCGATGGGTGTAGACCAGTCCACCGGCTCGATGGAAGGCAAGGAGCTGCGCTTCGGCGCAGGTCTCTCGGGCCTGTGGGCCGTCAGCACGACGGTGACTTCCAACGGCTCGGTCAACAGCATGCACGACTCGATGACGCCGCTCGGCGGGCTGATGCCGATGGTCGGCATGTGGCTCAACAACATCTACGGCGGCGTCGGAGTCGGGTTCATCAACATGCTGATCTTCATCATCGTCACCGTGTTCATCTGCGGGATGATGATCGGACGAACGCCGGAGTTCCTCGGCAAGAAGGTCGAGGGCAAGGAGATGAAGCTCGCGAGCATCGCACTTCTCCTGCATCCGCTGCTGATCCTGGCCGGTACCTCGATCGCCTGCTACGTCTGGGCGACGACGACCGATCCGAACACGGCTCTGGGGTGGCTCAAGAATCCGGGATCGCACGGATTTTCGGAGATGCTCTACGAGTTCAGCTCGGCGGCGGCCAACAACGGCTCGGGCTTCGAGGGCCTCGGCGACAACACGCCGTTCTGGAACATTTCGTGCGGCATCGTGATGCTTCTCGGACGCTACATTCCGATCATCGCACCGCTCGCGCTGGCTGCTTCGCTCGGCGCCAAGCCGGCAACACCCGAGGGGGCGGGATCGCTTGGTGCCGACACCGCGACCTTCGGCATCGCGCTGTGGTCGGTCGTGCTCGTGCTCGGGCTGCTGATGTTCATGCCGGTCGCGGTGCTCGGGCCGATCGCCGAGTACCTGACCCTGCACTGAGGAATGCCATGGGAACCGAGATCAAACGCGGAGTCCTTTACACGCTGGTAACGATGGTCTTGTTCGGCGGTATCTACCACGTCGTGGTCTGGGGAATCGCGACCACGCTGTTTCCGCACCAGGCCGAAGGCAGCCTGATCCGCGACGCAAAAGGCACGGTCATCGGCTCGTCGCTGATCGCGCAGAAGTTCACGCGGCCCGAGTACTTCCAGCCGCGTCCGTCCGCGGTGGACTATAACGCGGCCTCGACGGGGGCGAGCAACTACGGCCCGACCAATCCCGACCACCTGGCGGCGGTCAGGCAGCGCATCGACGCGATCGTAGCGCAGGAAGGCGTGACGCCGGCGCAGATTCCGTCCGAGATGGTGACGACGAGCGGCGGCGGGCTCGACCCGGAAATTCCGCCGACCGCGGCGGCGATCCAGGTTGCACGCATCGCACGAGCCCGCCACGTGTCCGCGGACGAGGTCGGGAGCCTCGTCCAGGCGCACACCGCCGGCCCGTTGCTCGGGATCTTCGGACGCGAGCGTGTCAACGTGCTCGAACTCAACCTCGACCTCGACCGGCAGCTCGGCAAGGCCTCGCAGTAGCGGGCAGGGGGAGCTTCGATGGCAAAGACACATGCAATCTCGCTCTGGGAGCCGAACATCCTGCGTCGGGCGATCATGGACTCCTTCGTCAAGCTGGATCCGCGCGTCCAGGTGCGAAACCCGGTCATGTTCATCGTCGAGATCGGCAGCGCGATCACCACGCTCGTCTACGCGGGGGAAATCGTCGGTACCGGTGGCCACCAATTGTTTACCGGGCAGGTCGCCGCGTGGCTGTGGTTCACGGTGCTGTTCGCGAACTTCGCCGAGGCAATGGCCGAAGGCCGAGGCAAGGCCCAGGCC
This genomic window contains:
- a CDS encoding DUF4118 domain-containing protein; protein product: MSASTRLFTSTATGKPVALPPVIGFLVAAALVAGGGVVAALLDKGLGLRDPSLIFLTSVVVTAMIAGLRPSLAAAVLSALVYDYFFTVPYYTLRINDPQDILAIVVFLAVAVITSNLMSTVKEQAVAAEERESRTAALYEFSRELVAVDNLDDLMTIIVRSIATRFGADAILLLPDNGTLKPRAAHPAGATVPATERDAIGFAWAEGRSAPMAVLTATGGRWIHVSLGTIRGEVGVLSLDMRGPVSLTIEDGKLLDAFTQQAGVSLERCLVDAIRTTRPAGDANNHSTYSRDARVRAMADRIERMQQEIVHLRLDASELLKSGESRVETS
- the kdpC gene encoding potassium-transporting ATPase subunit KdpC, which encodes MGTEIKRGVLYTLVTMVLFGGIYHVVVWGIATTLFPHQAEGSLIRDAKGTVIGSSLIAQKFTRPEYFQPRPSAVDYNAASTGASNYGPTNPDHLAAVRQRIDAIVAQEGVTPAQIPSEMVTTSGGGLDPEIPPTAAAIQVARIARARHVSADEVGSLVQAHTAGPLLGIFGRERVNVLELNLDLDRQLGKASQ
- a CDS encoding potassium-transporting ATPase subunit C — protein: MIDVTYILVILGFFLVTIGYAKARSLDIDTVTRMIDEYTQGPDLGVLGDPGVNVLRLNLALDRAAR
- the kdpA gene encoding potassium-transporting ATPase subunit KdpA; the encoded protein is MQTEILAVILTVVLLVGTSVPLGRYMAAVFSGEKTVLDPVFVPIERLVLRLAAVDPDEAQDWKQYSKSLVVSNIFMWLACFAIVTLQGLLWLNPDGITTMEPTLAFNTVSSFVTNTNLQHYSGETGLSYFSQMFEATFLQFVTAATGLGALAAIVRALGANRMTSIGNFYVDMTRAAVRIFLPLALVVAVLVAWQGTPQTFEGAAKATTVEGAEQSIARGPVAAMVAIKQLGTNGGGFFGPNSAHPYENPTPATNLVETWSILLIPMAAVWMLGEMVRRRRLAVVIFLTMFAMYAPMVAFGVKQELGGNPEISAMGVDQSTGSMEGKELRFGAGLSGLWAVSTTVTSNGSVNSMHDSMTPLGGLMPMVGMWLNNIYGGVGVGFINMLIFIIVTVFICGMMIGRTPEFLGKKVEGKEMKLASIALLLHPLLILAGTSIACYVWATTTDPNTALGWLKNPGSHGFSEMLYEFSSAAANNGSGFEGLGDNTPFWNISCGIVMLLGRYIPIIAPLALAASLGAKPATPEGAGSLGADTATFGIALWSVVLVLGLLMFMPVAVLGPIAEYLTLH